CCTCAAAAATGGTCATGCGTCCCTTCCCTGAGACGTAGTACTGCCACTCCGGCGCTAGCGGGTGCCAGTGCAACTCGCGCAATCCGCCAGGCTTCAGCCGCACGAGGGCCGCAGCGATGTTTGTGACGGGGAAGACCTTGTTATCGATGATCTTCACCTCACCGCCCGCAGTGACTTTGGTCGGTTTCATCGCGCCGGGCCGGAAGACGAACTTCTCATGGATCGCTCCCGTTCCCTGCGCCGTCTGCTCCTGCTCTTCCTGTAATGAACGCGGCTCATCAGTTGCGAAGATATACAGTTTTTCTTTTGGCAGCTTGTCGAATGTTGCTTCTGGCGTGTTGAAGTTCTTCGCCAACACTTCCTTCGGTGTGTGCTTGAACCAATCGCTCAGCAGAAACGTAGAGAACTCATCGAAATCGCCCTGGTTGAACACCAGCAGAAATTTGCACCCGTCCGGCCCCAACCCCTGGATCGAGTGCGGAAGCCCGCCCGGAAACAGCCAGAGGTCGCCTTCATGTACATCATTCACAAAAGCCTTCCCCTCCGGATCCACGGCTGTAATGCGCGCCGAGCCGTAAATCATGAACGCCCACTCGGCGGAGACGTGCCAATGGAGCTCGCGCACACCGCCCGCGATCAGGCGCATTTCAACGCCGGCCATGGTCTTGGACACGGCCAGCTCACGCACGGTGACCTGCCGCGTCCAGCCGCCACTGTCGATCTCCTTGTGCGCAAGGTCGAATGAGTACTTGAAGGGCGGCACCGTGCCGCCGTCCGTCTCCGGCGCCCACACGGAATCCGGCTCCAGCTTGTCCTGGACTGTGTTGCTCGGACCCGGCTGCTGCTCGTTGGGAAAATGATGGTCGGGCGATCGCGGCACGTGAGTCTGTTCCTGCGCAGCGGCAATCGGTACGGCAACCGCGGCGGCGATCGCCGCGCCTGTCGCTGTCAAAAAGCTGCGCCGCGAATGCGATATCTCCGGCGTATGCTCATCTGCGTCTTCACGATGAAAGGAAGATTTCAGTTTCATACCGCATTAGACGGCTTCAAGCCATCGCTGGGGTTCTTATGTCCTGAGATTGCGCTGTAGTTACTGTCCTTTCGTGGCCTGGGTTGAGGCTGCAATCAGGGACATACAAATCAGAGGACACACGAAGCTGAAGCATCGCGTCCATGGCCGGCACAAACGCAATGGCCCGCGCAGGAACACCCGCGCGGGCCGCGCACCAGCAGACCAAAAACTATTTCTTATTCAACTCACTCTCAATGGCAGCGATCACCTCAGGCGAATCGGGTTTTGTCGCTGGTTCAAAACGATCCACCGGTGTTCCGTTGCGTGCGATAAGAAACTTGGTAAAGTTCCACTTGATGTCGCCGCCCAGGGAGGGATTCGTCGTTTTGTCCGTCAGGTAGTGATACAGCGGCGTCTGGTCTGCACCCACCACCGAGACCTTCGACATCATCGGAAACGTCACATGATACTTGCGGCTGCAGAAGGTCTTGATCTCGGCCTCCGTTCCCGACTCCTGGTTGGCAAAGTTATTCGCCGGGACGCCAACGATGACGAGTCCCTTGTCTTTGTACTTTTCGTACACGGCCTCAAGCGCGGCGTACTGCGGTGTGAAACCGCAGGCGCTCGCCACATTGACCACAAGCAGGACCTTCCCCTTGTAGGTCGCAAGGGAGGTCGGCTGGCCATCGATCGTCTTGAGTTTGTAGTTGTAGACCGGCGTCGCCGTTCCGGCATATGCCGCAAGAGTGGTGCCAAGCAAGAACAACATGAATTGTTTCCGCACAGGAGTCCTCATTCCGTCGCCAAGGTTGGCTGGTTGCGGCCATTATAGGTCTTGATTTTCCAGAAAATGTCACCCCATTGAAACAGTGCTGCGGACACCGAAACGGGATACGGTGCGCCCAGGATCCCCTTCTACGCGGATTCTCCAGGCGGGTCTGTACAAACTGCGCTCCCTCAATTCTCATAGAGCGGTGGATTCCGGAAGAACCTCGCCGACGCGCAAGCTTCCCTGATTTTTAGCTTTCTGAATTTGAACGAATCCTCTGTATAAGAATTATTATCAAACAAGGGAAGCGCCTTTCCCGGAACGAAATGAGGAGCAAAACGTGTCAGATGAAATGAAGTGCCCGGTCCCTCACGGCCAGCCCACAGCCCAAACCACCGCCACCGAGACCTCCTCGCCGCTGCACGGCGCCGTCACCCATACCTCGCGCCAGATCACACGCAACGAGCACTGGTGGCCCGATCGGCTCGATCTCGCCGTCCTGCACCAGAACACCAAGCTCGCCGACCCCATGGGGAAGGACTTCGACTACGCCGCCGAGTTCAAAACCCTCGATCTGGACGCCGTCATTAAAGACCTCCACGCCGTCATGACCGATTCGCAGAGCTGGTGGCCTGCGGACTACGGCCACTACGGCCCGTTTTTTATCCGCATGGCCTGGCACAGCGCCGGCACGTACCGCATCCATGATGGTCGCGGCGGCGCGGGCATGGGCACGCAGCGTTTTGCCCCGCTGAACAGCTGGCCGGACAACGTCAGCCTGGACAAGGCGCGCCGTTTGCTCTGGCCCATCAAGCAGAAGTACGGCAAGAAGCTCTCCTGGGCCGATCTCATGATCCTTACCGGCAACGTCGCGCTCGAGTCGATGGGCTTCAAGACCTTCGGCTTCGGCGGCGGTCGTGCCGACGTCTGGGTCCCGCAGGAAGACATCTTCTGGGGCTCGGAGCACACGTGGCTCGGCAGCGACCGTTACCAGGGTGAGCGCGATCTCGACAACCCTCTCGCCGCCGTGCAGATGGGTCTCATCTACGTGAACCCGGAAGGCCCCGATGGTAAGCCCGATCCCGTTGCTTCCGCGCGCGATATCCGCGAGACCTTCGGCCGCATGGCGATGAACGACGAGGAGACCTTCGCACTCATCGCCGGTGGTCACACCTTCGGCAAGGGCCACGGCGCGCACGATCCCAGCAAGTACGTCGGTCCTGAGCCCGAAGGCGCACCCATCGAGCAGCAGGGTCTTGGCTGGAAGAACTCCGCAGGCAAGGGCAATGCGGAAGACACGATCTCCAGCGGTCTCGAAGGCGCGTGGACGACCAACCCGATTAAGTGGGACTCCGAGTACCTCGACAACCTCTATAACTTCGACTGGGCGCTGAAGAAGGGCCCCGGCGGCGCATGGCAGTGGTACGCCGTGGCAGAAGGAGAGACTGTTCCGGACGCACACGTCAAGGACAAGAAGCACCTGCCCATGATGTTCACCTCGGATCTCGCGCTCAAGTTCGATCCTGAGTACGAAAAGATCGGCAAGCGCTTCCAGGCCAACCCTGACCAATACGCCGACGCCTTCGCCCGTGCATGGTTCAAGCTCACGCACCGCGACATGGGCCCCATCGTCCGCTACCTCGGACCTCTGGTTCCCAAGGAGCAGCTCATCTGGCAGGATCCCGTTCCCGCAGTCGATTACGAACTCATCGGCGACGCTGAGATTGCGGACCTCAAATCCAAAATCCTCGCATCCGGTCTGTTGCTCCCGCAGCTGGTCTATACGGCCTGGGCTTCGGCCTCGACCTTCCGTGGCTCGGACAAGCGCGGTGGAGCAAACGGCGCACGCATCCGTCTCGACCCGCAGAAGGACTGGGAAGTAAACCAGCCGATGATGCTGGAGAAGGTGCTCAACACGCTTGCTGGCATCCAGACGGACTTCAGCGCAAACGGCAAGAAAGTCTCGCTCGCCGACCTGATCGTTCTCGGCGGTAGTGTGGCTGTGGAAGAGGCTGCGAAGAAGGCCGGATACGACATCAAGGTCCCCTTCGCTCCTGGACGCACGGACGCTTCGCATGAGCAGACCGATGTGCAGTCCTTCGCTCCCCTGGAACCGACGGCGGACGGCTTCCGCAACTACCTCCGTCTCGGACACACCGAGCGGGCGGAAGACCTGCTCGTCGACCGGGCCCAGTTGCTCACACTGACCGCGCCTGAGATGACCGTGCTCGTCGGCGGCCTCCGCGTCCTCGGAGCGAACTACCGTCAGTCGCTGAACGGTGTCTTCACCAAGCAGCCTGAGACGCTGACGAATGACTTCTTCGTCAACCTGCTCGACATGGCGACCGAGTGGAAGGCATCCTCCACCACGGAAGGCCTCTTCGAAGGTCTGGACCGTGCAACAGGTGCGGTCAAGTGGACGGCCACGCGTGTGGACCTGATCTTCGGTTCCAACTCGCAGCTCCGCGCCATCTCGGAGGTCTACGCGGCAAGCGACTCGAAGGAGACGTTCGTGAAGGACTTCGTGGCAGCGTGGACCAAGGTGATGAACCTCGATCGCTTCGACCTCCACGCCTGATCCTGAAAAGGCAGCAGAACTATCGATCTACCACTGGCCCGCGCAAATCGCGCGGGCCAGTTTCGTTTGGATGCTCCGGTTTGAGAAATCGGACCGGCGGGCCAAAGTCAGCACCTTCTGAATCTTGAAGTTTTTCTGGATAGGTAAAGCGATGCGCGTTTTGCAGGACTCATTCTTCCAGATAGGCCAAACCCTCTCAATGAGCGCATTGGCCTGCTGTCAATCCGCTGTCACGTGACGGTGGATCTTCGCTTAGCGATATTGCGCTGTCTACGCGCGAATCAATGTCGTGCTGCTTTTGAGAACATCTAAGGATGATGTGCGGTGCTAACTCTAGGGGGATATAAGGTAAGCCACCAGATAGCAATCAGAACGCCGGTGTCGCCGAATGCGTGGAACCAACG
This genomic stretch from Terriglobus saanensis SP1PR4 harbors:
- the katG gene encoding catalase/peroxidase HPI; protein product: MSDEMKCPVPHGQPTAQTTATETSSPLHGAVTHTSRQITRNEHWWPDRLDLAVLHQNTKLADPMGKDFDYAAEFKTLDLDAVIKDLHAVMTDSQSWWPADYGHYGPFFIRMAWHSAGTYRIHDGRGGAGMGTQRFAPLNSWPDNVSLDKARRLLWPIKQKYGKKLSWADLMILTGNVALESMGFKTFGFGGGRADVWVPQEDIFWGSEHTWLGSDRYQGERDLDNPLAAVQMGLIYVNPEGPDGKPDPVASARDIRETFGRMAMNDEETFALIAGGHTFGKGHGAHDPSKYVGPEPEGAPIEQQGLGWKNSAGKGNAEDTISSGLEGAWTTNPIKWDSEYLDNLYNFDWALKKGPGGAWQWYAVAEGETVPDAHVKDKKHLPMMFTSDLALKFDPEYEKIGKRFQANPDQYADAFARAWFKLTHRDMGPIVRYLGPLVPKEQLIWQDPVPAVDYELIGDAEIADLKSKILASGLLLPQLVYTAWASASTFRGSDKRGGANGARIRLDPQKDWEVNQPMMLEKVLNTLAGIQTDFSANGKKVSLADLIVLGGSVAVEEAAKKAGYDIKVPFAPGRTDASHEQTDVQSFAPLEPTADGFRNYLRLGHTERAEDLLVDRAQLLTLTAPEMTVLVGGLRVLGANYRQSLNGVFTKQPETLTNDFFVNLLDMATEWKASSTTEGLFEGLDRATGAVKWTATRVDLIFGSNSQLRAISEVYAASDSKETFVKDFVAAWTKVMNLDRFDLHA
- a CDS encoding glutathione peroxidase, whose amino-acid sequence is MLFLLGTTLAAYAGTATPVYNYKLKTIDGQPTSLATYKGKVLLVVNVASACGFTPQYAALEAVYEKYKDKGLVIVGVPANNFANQESGTEAEIKTFCSRKYHVTFPMMSKVSVVGADQTPLYHYLTDKTTNPSLGGDIKWNFTKFLIARNGTPVDRFEPATKPDSPEVIAAIESELNKK
- a CDS encoding cupin domain-containing protein, with the translated sequence MKLKSSFHREDADEHTPEISHSRRSFLTATGAAIAAAVAVPIAAAQEQTHVPRSPDHHFPNEQQPGPSNTVQDKLEPDSVWAPETDGGTVPPFKYSFDLAHKEIDSGGWTRQVTVRELAVSKTMAGVEMRLIAGGVRELHWHVSAEWAFMIYGSARITAVDPEGKAFVNDVHEGDLWLFPGGLPHSIQGLGPDGCKFLLVFNQGDFDEFSTFLLSDWFKHTPKEVLAKNFNTPEATFDKLPKEKLYIFATDEPRSLQEEQEQTAQGTGAIHEKFVFRPGAMKPTKVTAGGEVKIIDNKVFPVTNIAAALVRLKPGGLRELHWHPLAPEWQYYVSGKGRMTIFEAGAKARTMDFTTGDVGYIDISRPHYIENTGDEDLVFIELFPLGEYQDISATEWLAHTPRRLVNEHLNTGEDFLRSLPKKETVVVPL